TTTATGAAGGTTCTTAATCTCAATCATGTCACTACCTCCGGGAAGTATTGAGCTTTTTCTCTATGCGACGCATAACGAATGCGATGGAAAGGGTCATAACCAGATAAACACAGGCAACGGAAAGATATACCTCAAAGGCCCGGAAGTTCACGGAAGTGATCTCCTGCCCGGTTCTCATAAGTTCACCGACACCGATAACCATGAGCAAAGAGGTATCCTTGAGACTGATGATAAACTGGTTGCCAAGTGGTGGAATCATACGCTTGAGAGCCTGCGGCCAGATAACATAGCGCATAGTCTGCGCGTTGGTCAGGCCGATTGAACGCCCTGCCTCAAACTGTCCTTTATGAATGGACTGAACCGCCCCACGGACGATCTCGGCAATATAGGCACCTGAATTGACTGCGATAATAATAATACCGGCGGTAATGGGGGGAATGCGCAGTCCGAGAGCCATGGGAACCCCGTAATAAAGAAACATGGCCTGAACAAGCATGGGCGTGCCCCTGATGGCTTCAACGTAAACCCCGGCAATTTTTCTGGTGAAAAAATTGCGGGAAAGCTTCATCAAACCTGCTGCGCTTCCAAGTATAAATCCAAGAAATAGACCGCCGATGGTAATCTCAACTGTAAGCTTGAGACCACGCATGAGCATGGGAAATGTGTCCCAGAAAACTGTAGTGTCAAATGCGAATGCCATTAGGACCTCTGTTTAAAAATAATTAGGGGCGGCTAGAAAGCCGCCCCACAAAACACATTGGAATAGTTATAAATAAATTATTTAGGCTCAGTACCAAACCATTTTACGTACAGTTCGCGGTAGGTGCCGTCTTTGCGCAGGTCTTTGAGGGCTGCGTTAACTTTGGCAACAAGATCACTTCCTTTGGGGAAAGCAATACCGTACTGCTGGCCATTGTAGAGAGGACCTACAACTTTAACCTGACCTTTACCGGCCTTGCGCATGAAGTCTGCGATAACGGGGGAATCAAAAATTACCGCATCAGCACCGCCGGTCATAAGTTCCATGAACATGGCGTCGTTGTTGGGGTAAAGCTTTACTTCCTTGGCGTTAGCACTCTTTGCGAAGTCAGCGGAAGAAGTACTCAGCTTGGTAGAAATTACCTTGCCTTTAAGGTCTTCAATACCGTTAATGGAGTTGTTATCCTTTTTAACGAGAATAAGCAGACCGGAATTGTAGTAACCGTCGGAAAAGTCGACAACTTTAGCACGCTCAGGCTTGATGGTGATACCAGCGATACCAACATCAATCTGGTTGGACTGGAGACCGGGAATGATGCCGTTGAAGTCCATGGGCTGCAAATCATAATCAACACCGATCTTCTCAGCGATAGCTTGCCAGAGCTCAACGTCAAAGCCGGTGTGCTTTCCGGTAGCAGGATCTTTAAATTCAAAAGGAGGGAAGCTGGTGTCACAGGCAACAGTAAGTTTTCCTGCGAAAGCAGTTCCGACCATAGTCGCGGTAATCAGAGCGGCAACGATTATTGAAAGCAGTTTTTTCATGAATCCTCCAAGAATACACATCATTTCTTAAAAAATCTCCATCAGATAAAAATGAAGATAGACCGATCAACAAGAAAATAATCCGTTGATTATTTGTCGAAGTGGGAAAATTTAGCACCATTTTACACTAAATTCAAGACATTGGCCGCACAACCATTAAATTAGAAAACGAATCAAGAACTAAATACGTGCTAACAATACAGAAATACGAGCAAATTTAAAAGCAGACACTCACCTGATTGACGAATCAAACTACACAAAACTAAATGACAAATAACAACAACCACACGCATCACTATTCAAGCAATACTCATTCATATTTTGTGTCAAAACACCATAAAAACAGAAGCAGTTTTCGACAAAATCTTGCTCGAAATTAAGATTCTATTTAAAATTAATACGAACAGGCTTCAACGAAAGAATATACAGCTGACAATCATACTATATTAATGTACACATCAACCGCAGTCGAAAAACCATGGGTAACTATTCTCAAATGGCTTCTGACGATCAATACGTATCCTTAGTCACTTAGAATCGTTTCGACGATCAAAATACACAATTTTGTAATATTTTTTATAAACTTTCTCTTCTAAGCAATTTAAATAACAATTTTGTACAAAAAAAGCGACGACAAACGCCATTATTCTACATTTTTGTAACATCATACAACTCACCAGACACAACAAACACAGGTAACAACCCAAAAATATTAGTATTTTTACCTTAGGCACACCCTGTGCTTATGTCTGAGCAGACTTGATGATAGCCCACAACCCTCCGCCAAATGGAGGTCACCATTAAATAGATTCAAGGAGTTTTTTCTAATGAGTTCCAACCTCTCCCGCCAGAGTGCGATCACCGCAGTGACCAACTACTCTACCCCTGAAGCTTCCTTCAGCTTTGCCGACACTAAACCCACCGAACTCTTCGGCTGCAACGTCTTCAACGACAACGTAATGAAGGATAGACTGCCTAAAAAAGTCTACAAATCCCTGAAAAATACTATTGAAGAAGGTGCTAAGCTCGATCCTTCCGTTGCAGATGCAGTAGCAAACGCAATGAAAGAATGGGCCATGGAAAAGGGAGCTACTCATTACACTCACGTATTCTACCCCCTGACCGGATCTACAGCTGAAAAGCATGATGGTTTTCTTTCTCCTGACGGACAGGGCAATGCTATTTCCGAATTCGAAGGCAAACTGCTTATTCAGGGTGAACCTGATGCATCCAGCTTCCCTAACGGCGGCCTGCGCGCTACCTTTGAAGCACGTGGCTACACCGCATGGGACGTAACCAGCCCCGCATACATCCTTGAAAATCCCAATGGAACCTTCCTGTGCATTCCCACAGCATTCATCTCCTGGACAGGTGAAGCTCTGGACAAAAAGACTCCCCTGCTGAGAGCCAATCAGGCTATCAACACTTCCGCTCAGCGTGTCCTGAAAATATTCGGCGATGATTCCGGCAACCGTGTTATCTCCAATGCCGGTCCTGAGCAGGAATATTTCCTTATCGACAGAAACTTTTTCTTCGCACGTCCCGACCTTCAGATGGCAGGCAGAACCCTGTTCGGCGCAAAACCCGCTAAAGGTCAGGAACTTGATGACCACTACTTCGGTGCAATCCCCCGCCGCGTGCTATCCTTTATGATGGACGTTGAGCACCAGCTCTACAAATTAGGTGTTCCTGTTAAAACACGCCACAACGAAGTTGCTCCCGGCCAGTTTGAAATTGCTCCTGTTTATGAACATGCCAACGTTGCAACAGATCACAACCAGATGATCATGACCACCCTCAAAAGCGTGGCTAAAAAGCACGGCATGGCTTGCCTGCTGCACGAGAAACCTTTCGCAGGAATCAACGGTTCCGGTAAGCACCTCAACTACTCCCTGAGCTGCAATGGACACGGCTCCCTTTTTGATCCGGGCGAAAACCCCACAGAGAACGCGCAGTTCCTTATTTTCTGCGCTGCGGTTATCCGTGCTGTACATAAATACAGCAAACTTCTTCGCGCAGTAGTTGCTACCGCTTCCAACGATCATCGTCTCGGTGCAAACGAAGCTCCCCCGGCGATCATATCTATCTTCCTCGGCGACCATCTTTCCGAAATCTTCAACAAGATTCAGGAAGGCGACTCCCCGACTCCCACTTCCACAGGTTTTCTCAAAGCCGGCGTAGACACCCTGCCTCCGCTTCCCAGAGATGCAGGTGACCGTAACCGCACCAGCCCCTTTGCTTTCACCGGTAACCGTTTTGAATTCCGCGCAGTAGGTTCAAACTCATCTATTGCCGGTCCTCAGGTTGCCATTAACAGCATTCTTTCTGAATCCCTCGATTTCATTGCGGATGAACTGGAAGCATTCATGGGCGGAGATGAGTCCAAGCTCACCGATGCAGTAAACAAAGTCATCAAAGACATCATGGACAACCACGGCCAGATTATTTTCGACGGCGACGGCTACTCTGATGAATGGCATAAAGAAGCAGTTGAAGAGCGCGGTCTGCCTAACCTGCGTACCTCCGCAGATGCAATCCCCGAAATATCTTCACCTGAAGTTGTTGAAATGTTCACCAAGTACAGCGTCTTCACCAAAGAAGAACTGGACAGCCGTACTGAAATCTACCTCGAACAGTACAATCAGGCTATCGTGACCGAAGCAGCTCTTGTAACCAAGCTTGCTAAAACTCACATCCTCCCCGGTGCAGTACGCTACCAGAAGGAACTGGCTGAAACCTGCGCTGCGATGAAAACAATCGGCGTAGAGTTCACCACCGGAACCCTCGAAGATCTGACCTCCAAGCTACGCGGGATGCAATTCGCCAACATCGAGCTTGAAAAGATCATGGAAGCCAAGCCTGAGGGTGACATCAACGAAGAAGCAAGATACCTCTGCTGCACCGCACTTCCCGCAATGCTTGAAGTTCGTAAATACGCAGACCAGCTCGAAGAAGTTGTTGCAGATGACCTCTGGTGCCTGCCCAGCTACTCCGAAATGCTCTTCATTAAATAAGATCATTTACTCCCATATCCGTAAGACAAGAAAGGTCCCCGCTTCGAAAGAAGCGGGGACCTTTCATTTTCCATATCCCTCTTTACAAAATCTTAATTTCATATATATCCATAATCAGTATGATAAAAAATATATTGCCCGGAGAAAAAATGCTTAAAAAAATACTGTTACTGCTCGTACTGACCTTTCTTTTCGCATACACAGCCAACGCCATGCCCCCGCTTACAGGGGATCAGGTTGAAAGAGTTGTAAAGACACTTGAACAACTGGACCCCATTATGGAACAAATGGAAGAAGAACTGGAAGAATCCGGTGAAAGCGATGCAAATCCCCTTGATCCTGAAATCCTGCATAAAGAGTTTGCCATGCTTTACGGCTACACCCCGCAGGCAAAACGGATAATCGAAGCAAATGGATTTACCTACAAATCATGGCCTGAAACAGCAGGACGTGTTGTAAAAGCATTTGCCTCTATCGCCATGGAAGAAGACGGCAATGCCGGTATGGCTGAACTTGAAGCAGCAATTGCCCAGATGGAAGCTGATCCGAACATGACCCCGGAACAAAAAAAGATGTTCAAGGAACACATGCTCTCATCCATGAAGACTGCAAAAGCAATGATGAAAGCACCCTCTGAAGATGTGAAAGTTGTACGGCCTTATTTTGAAAAGCTTTCCAGTACCATGGAATAAATTATATATTCAAATACTTTTTAAAGAGACCTTAAGGCCTCTTTTTTTTTATGTGGGATATCTTGACACACAACCTAACACGTTACAAAGACTCTTAAAAACTTCTCTTCATGCTCATTACAAAGTAACACTGTGCTAATATGACCCATTTTACCTTTCCAAGACACCTCAAAACAACACTCACCATCACTTACAATTGATAAATAAACACATGGCACCAAATATGCTTCGTCGATTTATAGTTCCAGCACTTCTACTTAAATAACGAGAGGCTTATATGACCGGACGCTTGTATGCCAGCATTGCAGCAATTACCCTCCTGCTAGGAGCAGGATTATTTTTTATTCAAAATAAAGTAGCTATTCTTATTGTATTGGCTTCTATTGCGGCATTGCTCTTTCTCGGTTTTGTTGTACAACGTCATATTATTTCACCAATAAAAGCACTCATCTGCGAAATTAAAAGAATTTCTAAAGCAGACTACACTCCTATCCCTCACCACAACTTCATGGCTGAACTTGGCGACCTTGCCACAGCAATTGAGGGACTCAACAATATGTTGAACGAGAAAGTCGGCATGAGCGAATCCATGCTCAAAAACATTATGACACCTATGGTAGTCGTCGGCCCTGATGGCAACATCTGCTGGCTAAATGAAAGCATTGTTAAATTGATCGAACATGATGGCGAAACGGAAAATTATATAGGGCAAGACTTCTCAACATTTTTTTACGGATCAAAACAGGAAACTATATCCGAAAAATGTATGGAGAAACAGGAAAAACAGTTTCTCAAGGGACAAGTTGATGGTCGCAAAGGAACGACAAAATACATTTCAGTTGCTTCCTCTCCAATCTTCGATTCCAGAGGGAAACTACTTGGCGGCTTTACCACTATTATGGATTTTACAAACATAAAGCTCAAAGAAGACTTCATCACGGCCCAGAACAATAAGATTGCCAGCGGCGTAACAGATGCCACAAAAATATCTGAACAACTCGCAGGAACATCAGATGAAATCAGTTCAGAAATCCAGAATTCCAGCAACGGCATACATGACCAGAAAGTCAGAACCGAAGAAGTCGCTACCTCCATGGAACAAATGAATGCATCCATCCTCGAAGTTTCTAAAAATTCAAGTGATGCAGCCCGCATGGCCCGGCAGACTCAAGAGACGGCCAATGACGGCTCAGGTCTTGTCGAAAACGTCATAGAAGTAATGACCGAAGTAAATATGAAGGCCGAAAACCTCCAAGAAGAGATGGGCACCCTTGAAAATCACAGCACGGGCATAACCACCATTATGCAAGTAATATCGGATATTGCAGACCAAACTAACCTGCTGGCTCTCAACGCTGCCATTGAAGCAGCCCGGGCCGGGGAAGCAGGCCGCGGATTTTCAGTTGTTGCAGATGAAATCAGAAAACTGGCAGAAAAAACCATGCACGCCACAAAGGAAGTCGGTAGTTATATTGATGCCATTCAAGGAAGTTCGCATAAAAGCACTGCCGCAACAGCAGACACACTGACCAGTATCCAACAAGCGACAGAACTTTGCAGCAAAGCTGATTCTGCACTTAAGCAGATACTGGAAATATCACAGGAAACAGCAGGACAGGTCGAGGGGATCGCTACTGCGGCAGAACAGCAGTCAGCAGCCAGTGAGGAAGTAACCAGCGCAATTGATGCGGTAAACAGTATCGCTACACAGACTTCAGACTCAATGGATATGGTAGCAGGCGCGGTTTCTGAACTGACAACCCTTGCAACTGACTTAGATGAATTCATGAATAAGATGCAGATTCAGGAAGCATAAAAACAAAAATCCGGAATCTCGGCTAAGATGAGATTCCGGATTTTAATTGCAATAATTATTTCTTATTTTCTTCTATCTGCTGCACATCCTCACGCTTGATGATAGTTTCCTGACCATCAAGATTTTCATAAGAATACGTATTGGAGTCTTTGTTAAATAGCGGTTTACCTACACTAACCGCAGTAGAGCCGTCTGTTTTGGTAATTGTGTGATGCTTTGAGCCACAACCGGCAAAAATCAGCAATCCCGCACACAACAAACCCGCAATAAAAATATTTTTCATAGCCCACTCCTTGTAAGGTTTGAGTGAAGCCTAGCAGATTATTGCAAATACAACAACGAGCTCAGTTTATTATTCCATTTCCTTCAGCACATGCCCGATCTTAAGGGCCTTCTCAGTAAAATCATTTTCCAATCGATCAATATCACGCGCAATAATTGCGGCTACATCCCGTGCTTCATACTTGGATTCCAGCTTAATCACATTCCCCGCCCCGCTGCCACGGGCGGCACGGCTGATTGTTGAAGCAGAGCCGGATTTTCGTTTATGCTTCACCTGCAATTTACCTTGATACACCGCGGATTTTCCGGCAACTGCAAGCATCAGATCATGATCCAAATCATCATATTGGGTAGGGGAATAGCGCAGGTCAAAATCACCGCTATGCTCCAGAACTGACTGCCTGAAAAGATGGAAACACCCGGTCACCGAAACACAGGGACGGCAATAATCAAACTGCCCGTAATCAAGATCCTGATTGTACGGGTCCAGATACGAAAATTCAAAACTACGGAGTACATCCTCAAAGTCAGCAGGGGTCTCACGCAGATGCAGGTCAGCATGCTGAATCACTTCCAGCTGATCCTCATTGACAACCTTACAACCCCAGACCCCGGCATCAGGATATGATTCCACTGCCGCGCTGAAATGGGCCTGCCAGTCATCGGGAATCAAAGCATCATCATCGAGATAGGCTACATAATCATAGAGCTTTAGCTCATTCATATTTTTCAGCCAGTTGCGGGCAGCAGGAGCACCCACATTCACCGGAAGGTCAATGCTTCGAAATCTATCACCAAGCCTGTCTTTCCAACTAGCCATAATCTCGGAAGTATGGTCGGAACTGCCGTTATCAAGCGCAAAAATATGCACATTATCAAGCGGTGACTCAGCAAGCGAACTCATGGTTGCATCAAAATCGTCAGCCTTATTGAAAGTATACAGGCATACCGCAACCTGACCGTCCAGCATGTCCACCCCTCCGCCACCGAGCAAACGATCATAGACCTTAAACCAGGTGTTGACCTGCCACGGACGGGCAGTCATGCGATCCCGCCAGAGAATCATGGCCTCATCGCGCCTACCCATGCGGTCGACACTTTCGGCCAGCCGCAGCAGATTCTCACCCAAAATGAGCGCGCCACCGGAAGTATCAGAATAAATGTTTTCAGCCTGCTCATAATCCCCGGAACAGAAGGCAATATCCCCGGCATATTTATTAAGCACCATATTCATGGATGTGGGCCAGTCACGGGCAAGGGCCGCACTGGCAACCTCATGTCTCCCCAAAAAGAAAGCCAGATCGAGCAGATGGGAAAGCCAAAAAAGATTCTCCGGCTCCCGCTCGGTTTGCTTGGAAAGATAATCAAGAAGCTTATCCTTATCATCCTTGGAAACAAGCCGTTGCAGGTAACCCAGATTTTCAGGAACAGCACTATTGGATGCAATCAAGGAAATGGTTTCAGCCAGCGGCACAGGCAAAAAATTAAGCCGCTTATTTATAGCCAACAGATTGGAGGCCAGTTGCCCATCCAGAGGACTGGATTCCCATGCCGCTAAAAACATATCCACGCCAAGATCAATAAGCGTGCTCTTCTCACGACTGCTATCAGCACTATTGATGATCCGATTCGCGGTCTCCATAAGATGAGGTTTGCCATGCCCGGAAACCAAAAGCCTATAGCGAGAAGCACTGTCTAGAAATCCCCAGAATTTACCTGACATAATTTAATCCCTACCCGAATGTTTGACGCATTTTTTCCAGCAACGTGGAAAGCCTGTGTTCATAGGTATGTTCAGCAATAATTCTTTTACGTGCGGCAGCGATTACTTTGGCTCGCCCCGCATCATCAGCCAGCCATTTTTCCAGCAGCGGGCCGATTTCAGAAATATCATTGTACGAAATAATTTCATTACCCGGCTCAAAAAGAGCTTCCATCTGCTCCCGATGGTCGGTAAGTACAAATCCGCCGCAAGCCGGGACATCAAAGACCCGCTGATTCACTGCGCCCTTCATCTGTCTGCTGGTACAATTAAAACCAACCTTGGACATGGGATAAAACGCGGGCAGATCATTATAGTAATCCAAAGAAGGCAAATAACGCCAGCTTCCTTTTTCCAGCAACTCATGCCAGCCCTCATCACCCACAATAAGCGGCTTAAACGGCAGCAATTCACGCACACATGAAAGACGGTATCGACGCGTGGCCTCCCATGTGATCAAGCCTTCAAAGGAAAGTCTGTTCTCGTCAGTGGGTAAATTTTCAATCTTTTCAAGCAACTCAGGATAGGAATTACGCAAAAATTCTTCCACCGAAAGCTCGGCCCGCTCACCGAATTCAGTTGCCAGCTCCGGCACCTTCTGCTGTAAATCAGCGTCAAGCTCGCTCGAGCGTAAATACTTATCCACCGCATGGACCATGGAATTGCCTAGAAACGAGACATCTGCCCGCCATTCCTCACGCCCGGACAGCCCCGGCTTAAAACGCCCTACATCCGTTGCCAGCGGCAGATAAAAAACATTGTCAAAGCCCTTATCACGCATGATCTCCAGATTCCCGGCATCATAAGTAAATATGGCGGTCAAATCAGGCAGCACGTCAGCGTAACGGTAGAGAATCAAATGCGGATTATCCACAAACCATGAAGCCAGTGGAAGTTTTAATTTAAGCAGCAAATCAGTAAGTTTACCTTCCCGGTCAACTCCAAAATGGTTCACGGTCAGAGCAAAATCGGGTTTAAATTCCACCACCGTGCGCAGCAGATCTTCTACGAATCCTTCGCGCACCGTATCGCCAGTGCCAATATCCACACTACGAAATTCTATACCCAAACGTTCCAGCGCAGCGGTAATCTCTCCCATCAAAAAATAAGTACGATGAAAGAAAAGCACTTTCGGTTTTTCATTGCGAAATTTCGGATAGGCAACCTCGGACCAGAAATCCACTGGCGCGGACTCTTTCTCATCTTCGAGAGTGTTACCGATAGCAAGATACCATTCCCGATCCAGCCGTTGGTATAATGGGATTTTCAGCAGCTCCAACGGACCGTTTCCATTCTCAGCACGCCACGTACGAAGCTGCTCCAGAACCTGCACAGGATCACCGCTCAGCCACGTAACCTGCGGGTGATCCCGAAATTTTTCCGCCCCGGAAACTTCAGCAATCAACGGATCATTATCCAGCACTGCCACCGGACTTGATTTCAGCAATTCTTCTATACATACGCCAAGTCCTGCGCCAAGCAGCACAGGTAACTTACCGGACGCAACAGATTCAGCAAGACCGCGCTCGCGCTCCGCCCCTTTACGTCCCCAGAGGTGCCATTTCTTGCCGTCCACATGGATACGCACGTCCGCAACGCAGTCCTGATCCATCACTGGTTCAACAGTATAAGCTAGTTTCGACATATTGATTATGTATGTCATGACAGCACGCTATGACAATGCTTGATTGATATTTTTTTGAATAAGAAATGAAGAGTTTACGGATCAGTCTTTCATTCGTTATAGCTGACGCAAGCGTGATTTCAAAATTTCAAATATATAAATAAAAAATGAATATGATTAACAAAGCACTACAGACCGAAAGCAATATGAATTTTCTGGATATGGAAACATGGGAAAGAGCTGAACATTTTACCTTTTTTCAATCTCTTTGCACCAGCCGCTACGGCTTCACAATTCAGCAGGATGTGACAGAACTTTTCAATTACCGCAAAGAGCAGAATAACGGTTCAACCAAGATCCGCTTTTCATCCATGCTCTATTATCTGGCAACCCGCGCAGCTAATGACGTCCCGGAATTCCGCACCCGTATTGTGGACAAAAAGCCTGCTATCTTCGATGTGATCCATCCGGCATTCACTTATATCCCAAAGGAACGCAGTCTACACGCCAACTGCCTTTGCCGGCTCGGGCAGGATTTCAGCGAAACCGCCGCCAATATCGAAATAGCCCGCCAGAGTGCAGATGAAAAACCGACTCTCACCCCCGCAGGTGGAGAAAAGCCGAATTTGTTCTATTTCAGTGTGGTAAACGGGGTGGCTTTCACATCCGCCAGTAACCCTTGGGGTAACTGCAATACGGATTCAGTACCGCGAATCCTGTTCGGGCATATCACTGAGAACGAGTCCGGCAGAAAGATCATGCCCGTGGCAGTGGAAGCCCTGCACGGTCTCATGGATGGCAAGCATTTTGGAGATTTTTTCAGTAAATTTGATACGATGTGCAAGAAGCCGGGGGCGTATTTGTAAATGTACATTTTTATTTTTACCAACATTTTAACAAACGAGATTTAATATGGAATATGTAGAACTATGCCCCTTTTGCCGCAGTGAACTCAACCATGGAGCAATTGTATGTGCTCACTGCAATGCCCGCAAAGGAACCCATGCAAACATTGGCCAACTAATTCCGCTATGGGCAGTAGCTTTATTGGGTTCTTATATAACTGAAAATATATACTTCTATTTATTCCCAGTAGCGCTATTGGGTTTTAGCTACTACGGATTACAAAAAAGATGGTTTAGATATTAGGAGGTGTTAGCATTTAGATTATGTTCTAGTCGCATTTTCTTGTGCCAATCCCTTAAGAAACCCCACCTTCTCCCCCGCCCGTTTCTGCTTTACAGCATATTCAGCGCGATACGCAGCACGTTTATCCGGGAAGGATTCATACACTTCCATGGTCGCAGGAAGGCGGCAACGGGTGTACTTTGCACCCTTGCCGAAATTGTGTTCTTCCAGCCTACGCGCAGGATCGGTGGTTACTCCGCAGTATAAAGAATTGTCGCTGCAACGCAGCAGATATACGTACCATGTGCTCATAAATCGGGCATAGCTGTTAGTTCCGGCACGGTCAAAACTTAATTCACAAACTATATTTACGGATTAAGTCCCGATAGCACCCATTTAACCTTGCATTCTGCGGGCTGAGCATATATTTTGTCGAGCTTACTAAGTTCATGATCGCGGACCGCCATATTTACTGCGGATCGCGAATATATATAAAAGATATCATTCAATTTTTTGCCTTATCTGAGAGAGCTAAAAAGCCCAATCCGGAGACCAGATGCCCAGAATTACTATTTCATCCCTTGAGAAATCATATAACGGGGAAGACCTTTTCAGCGACCTTTCATTTGAAGTGAGTGCCGGAATGCGTCTTGCCGTGGCCGGTCCCAACGGTTGCGGCAAATCCACCCTACTCAAACTCATTGCCGGAAAAATCGAACCGGACGGTGGAGTGCTTTCCATTTCCAAAGGTGCGCGCCTCGGTTACGTTGCGCAGGAACTGACCGGGGAAATTCTCGAAAACACCCTGCTCAGTTGGGTACTCTCCGCGCTGCCTTCTTGGAATACGCTCTGGGAGCAATGGGAAGAAGCCGGACAGAATAATGACCAAGCTCACATGGAAAGACTTTCCGAAAAGCAGGCTGAACTTGAGCACCAGTTCGGATACAACCCCGAACACAAAGCCCGTACCATCCTGACCGGACTGGGTTTTTCCGAACATGACCTGCTCAGCAAAATCAAAGAACTTTCCGGCGGCTGGCGTGAACGCGCTAAGCTGGGCCGTGTCCTGCTCCAAGGTGCGGATTTACTCCTCTTGGATGAACCCACAAACCACCTTGACCTTGAGGCTGTGGAATGGCTGGAAAGCTACCTGCTTTCCTTCCGTGGCGCGGTAATTTATGTAGCCCATGATCGTATCTTTCTGGATAAGGTCGGTACCCATGTTCTTTTTCTCGGGGCCGGGCGTCCGCAAGTCAGGCGCGGTAATTTTACTGAATTTCTTAAATGGCAGGCAGAAAACGCAGAGCAGCGCAGCCGCGAAGCCGCCAAGCTTTCCGCACGTATTGAAACTGAGAACTCATACATCAACCGCTTTCGAGTAAAGGCCCGTAAGGCCGCGCAGGCACAGTCCAAAATCAAGAAAGTGGAAAAAATGTCCAAGGAACTCAACAAGATTAAAGGTGAAGCCGAACTCAACCGTTCCGGCAGAACTTTGAGCTTCCGCCTCCCACCCACCGCACGCGGAGATAAAGCCGCCATCAGTGTGGTTGATCTTGAATTTTCATATGACGGCAAGCCGCCTTCCATCTGGCCGCTACTTAATTTCCAGCTTTTCCGGGGCAAGAAAGTTGCCCTTGCCGCACCGAACGG
The sequence above is drawn from the Marinifilum sp. JC120 genome and encodes:
- a CDS encoding glycosyltransferase family 2 protein is translated as MSGKFWGFLDSASRYRLLVSGHGKPHLMETANRIINSADSSREKSTLIDLGVDMFLAAWESSPLDGQLASNLLAINKRLNFLPVPLAETISLIASNSAVPENLGYLQRLVSKDDKDKLLDYLSKQTEREPENLFWLSHLLDLAFFLGRHEVASAALARDWPTSMNMVLNKYAGDIAFCSGDYEQAENIYSDTSGGALILGENLLRLAESVDRMGRRDEAMILWRDRMTARPWQVNTWFKVYDRLLGGGGVDMLDGQVAVCLYTFNKADDFDATMSSLAESPLDNVHIFALDNGSSDHTSEIMASWKDRLGDRFRSIDLPVNVGAPAARNWLKNMNELKLYDYVAYLDDDALIPDDWQAHFSAAVESYPDAGVWGCKVVNEDQLEVIQHADLHLRETPADFEDVLRSFEFSYLDPYNQDLDYGQFDYCRPCVSVTGCFHLFRQSVLEHSGDFDLRYSPTQYDDLDHDLMLAVAGKSAVYQGKLQVKHKRKSGSASTISRAARGSGAGNVIKLESKYEARDVAAIIARDIDRLENDFTEKALKIGHVLKEME
- a CDS encoding CgeB family protein, which produces MTYIINMSKLAYTVEPVMDQDCVADVRIHVDGKKWHLWGRKGAERERGLAESVASGKLPVLLGAGLGVCIEELLKSSPVAVLDNDPLIAEVSGAEKFRDHPQVTWLSGDPVQVLEQLRTWRAENGNGPLELLKIPLYQRLDREWYLAIGNTLEDEKESAPVDFWSEVAYPKFRNEKPKVLFFHRTYFLMGEITAALERLGIEFRSVDIGTGDTVREGFVEDLLRTVVEFKPDFALTVNHFGVDREGKLTDLLLKLKLPLASWFVDNPHLILYRYADVLPDLTAIFTYDAGNLEIMRDKGFDNVFYLPLATDVGRFKPGLSGREEWRADVSFLGNSMVHAVDKYLRSSELDADLQQKVPELATEFGERAELSVEEFLRNSYPELLEKIENLPTDENRLSFEGLITWEATRRYRLSCVRELLPFKPLIVGDEGWHELLEKGSWRYLPSLDYYNDLPAFYPMSKVGFNCTSRQMKGAVNQRVFDVPACGGFVLTDHREQMEALFEPGNEIISYNDISEIGPLLEKWLADDAGRAKVIAAARKRIIAEHTYEHRLSTLLEKMRQTFG
- a CDS encoding chloramphenicol acetyltransferase, translated to MINKALQTESNMNFLDMETWERAEHFTFFQSLCTSRYGFTIQQDVTELFNYRKEQNNGSTKIRFSSMLYYLATRAANDVPEFRTRIVDKKPAIFDVIHPAFTYIPKERSLHANCLCRLGQDFSETAANIEIARQSADEKPTLTPAGGEKPNLFYFSVVNGVAFTSASNPWGNCNTDSVPRILFGHITENESGRKIMPVAVEALHGLMDGKHFGDFFSKFDTMCKKPGAYL
- a CDS encoding GIY-YIG nuclease family protein, with translation MSTWYVYLLRCSDNSLYCGVTTDPARRLEEHNFGKGAKYTRCRLPATMEVYESFPDKRAAYRAEYAVKQKRAGEKVGFLKGLAQENATRT
- a CDS encoding ABC transporter ATP-binding protein; amino-acid sequence: MPRITISSLEKSYNGEDLFSDLSFEVSAGMRLAVAGPNGCGKSTLLKLIAGKIEPDGGVLSISKGARLGYVAQELTGEILENTLLSWVLSALPSWNTLWEQWEEAGQNNDQAHMERLSEKQAELEHQFGYNPEHKARTILTGLGFSEHDLLSKIKELSGGWRERAKLGRVLLQGADLLLLDEPTNHLDLEAVEWLESYLLSFRGAVIYVAHDRIFLDKVGTHVLFLGAGRPQVRRGNFTEFLKWQAENAEQRSREAAKLSARIETENSYINRFRVKARKAAQAQSKIKKVEKMSKELNKIKGEAELNRSGRTLSFRLPPTARGDKAAISVVDLEFSYDGKPPSIWPLLNFQLFRGKKVALAAPNGAGKSTLLKVIMGMLEANTGFAKVGQNTSLAYFSQHQSDILRDEMTALSEIRRLCDPDTTEEQLKSVLGLFLLGEGYFERKVSALSGGEKNRLILASLFLSRANLLILDEPTNHLDLESREGLIRALKDYDGTLFFVAHDRYLLGEVADEIWALNDSGFDTFHSFKEYDDHRKEKLAAPAARSDSAEPNDSHKPAKRKLSKEDKRRQAEIRNALYKELRPKTAEYEKLEKDLEKTLEDQGVMEEKLNDPELYSDGAAAVELNSRYTETCAWADELMEKMAVLEEEIAELEERKKQLLEEN